The following DNA comes from Vibrio gigantis.
TTCGCCAAACTCTCGGATGTCTTCAAAGCTGCGGTAAACAGAGGCAAAACGGATGTACGCCACTTTGTCCAATTCTTTCAATTGGCCCATCACAAGGTTACCAATCATTTCGCTTGGTACTTCACGCTCACCAGTTGCACGGAGTTGTGACTTAATCGTACTGATCGCAAGTTCAATCGCATCAGCACTCACTGGGCGCTTTTCTAGGGCGCGCTGTACACCACCCACCATTTTATCTTCATTAAATGGTTCGCGGTTTCCATTCGACTTAATTACTTTAGGCATCACAAGTTCTGCCGATTCGAACGTAGTAAAACGTTCGCTGCATGCAAGGCATTGACGGCGACGACGAACCTGATGGCCATCGGCTACCAGTCTTGAATCGATTACTTTAGTGTCGTTCTCTGAACAAAAAGGACAATGCATATCACCTCCAAATAATTGAATATCAGTGTAACGGAATTGCCAAACGTTAGGAAAGAAAAAGGGCCAATTAAGGCCCTTTTGTGTGGTGATTCATTGATTATTGCTACGCGATAGCAATTTCTAAATGAGCTGAGGAGGAAAATTAACGTGAACGTTAACCTCGAACTAAATAGTTCGCTTTACCCACCCATTTGTAGCTTGTCAGTTCTTCTAAACCCATTGGGCCGCGAGCATGCAGTTTCTGAGTAGATACCGCCACTTCTGCACCTAGACCAAACTGTGCGCCATCGGTGAAGCGAGTTGATGCATTCACGTAAACCGCAGCAGAACCTACCGAGTTAATAAAGCGCTCAGAGCTTTCTAGACTGTTAGTCATGATTGCGTCTGAGTGACTCGCGTTATGTACGCGCATGTGGTCAATCGCTTCTGCAACGTCCGCAACCACTTTTACGCCAAGTGTGTAGCTTAGCCATTCGGTGTCAAAGTCATCTTCACCTGCATCACGCACGTCAGTAAAATCAGCAAGAAGTGCCTTCGCGCTTGAGTCTGCTACTAATGTCACTTTATCCGCTAAACGTGTTTTAAGCTTATCAAGGAACTCCTCAGCCACCGCTTCATGAACAAGTAAAGTATCTAATGAGTTACATGCAGATGGACGTTGAACTTTCGAGTTTTCAACCACATCAACAGACTTCTCAAGGTCAGCGCTCTCATCAACAAAGATGTGGCTGATACCGAAACCACCGATGATAACTGGAATAGTACTGTTCTCTTTACACATTTTGTGTAGACCAGCGCCACCACGAGGGATAATCATATCTACGTAGTCATCTAGCTTAAGCAGCTGAGAAACCAACTCACGATCTGGCTTTTCAATGTACTGAACAGAAGCGGCAGGAAGTTCCGCTTTCTCTAGTGCAGACTGGATAACTTTTACCAGCTCCATGTTCGAGAAGAAGGTCTCTTTACCACCACGCAAAATGCTTGCGTTGCCTGTTTTCAGACACAGTGCCGCAATATCTATCGTTACGTTCGGGCGTGCTTCGTAGATAACACCAACAACACCAAGCGGTACACGACGACGAGACAATGACATACCGTTTTCCAGTACCTTGCTGTCGATTTCGCTGCCCACAGGGTCGTTTAGGCTAATGACATTACGAACGTCGTTAGCGATGCCCGTTAAGCGTTCTTCATTCAGAAGTAGACGATCAAGCAGTGCGTCCGTTAGACCCGCTTCGCGACCCAGGTCGATGTCTTTCGCATTCGCTTCTAAAATCGTTGCTGCGTTTGCTTCTAGCTCATCAGCGATGATCGCCAATGCTTTATTCTTTTGCGCCGTAGATGCGGTCGCTAGGTGGAAAGCAGCCTCTTTTGCTGCGATACCCATGTTAGTTAAATCCACGTTTAACTCTCCCTAAATTCTGTCTGTCTTTGGATGCAAAAAGGCGGTTCGCCTTCTCATCACGAGCTATTCTTGGATTACAACAAGGTCGTCACGGTGAATGACTTCTGACCCGTAATCGTAACCAAGAATGTCGCCAATATCTTTACTGTGCTTGCCTGCTATTTTTGCTAGGTCTTGGCTTGAGTAGCTAGCGATACCACGCGCCACTACCTTGCCTTTACTGTCTGTGACTTGGGTGACTTCACCACGAGAAAACTCGCCTTGAACTCGAATAACCCCTTTTGCCAACAAGCTACTGCCTTTGGTGTTAACAGCGTTTACTGCGCCATCGTCTACCACGATGTCACCTGCAGAAGCAGGGCCCGCTAAAATCCAACGCTTACGGTTTTCTAGCGCTTCAGCTAACGGTAGGAAACGTGTGCCTTGTGGGTTGTCACTTAATGAGTCGAACACCACGTTTTCAGCACTGCCTGCTGCAATAATAACTTCAATACCTGCACGACGAGCGATATCAGCCGCCTGCAGTTTTGTCGCCATGCCGCCAGTACCCAACGTAGTACCACTGCCGCCTGCGATCTTACGCAGTGTGTCATCAATCGTTTTCACTTCTTTGATGAGCTCAGCATTTGGATCTTTACGAGGGTCAGCCGTAAACAGGCCTTTTTGGTCAGTTAGCAGCAAAAGCTTATCAGCACCGCATAAAATACCAACCAGTGCCGACAAGTTATCGTTGTCGCCCACTTTAATTTCGTTGGTCGCAACTGCGTCGTTTTCATTAACGACAGGAATAATGTCGTGTTCAACGAGTGCATTGATCGTGTCACGGGCATTCAGAAAACGCTCGCGATCATCAAGATCAGCACGAGTCAGCAGCATCTGGCCAATTTTAAGGCCATAGATAGCAAACAAAGACTCCCAAACTTGAATCAACTGACTTTGCCCAACTGCCGCAAGCAACTGTTTGCTCGCCATTGAGTTGGGAAGTGCGGGGTAACCAAGGTGCTCACGTCCTGCTGCAATTGCACCAGACGAAACCATAACCACAGAGTGGCCTTGTTTTTTTAATTCAGCACATTGACGAACCA
Coding sequences within:
- the nrdR gene encoding transcriptional regulator NrdR, giving the protein MHCPFCSENDTKVIDSRLVADGHQVRRRRQCLACSERFTTFESAELVMPKVIKSNGNREPFNEDKMVGGVQRALEKRPVSADAIELAISTIKSQLRATGEREVPSEMIGNLVMGQLKELDKVAYIRFASVYRSFEDIREFGEEIAKLED
- a CDS encoding glutamate-5-semialdehyde dehydrogenase — its product is MDLTNMGIAAKEAAFHLATASTAQKNKALAIIADELEANAATILEANAKDIDLGREAGLTDALLDRLLLNEERLTGIANDVRNVISLNDPVGSEIDSKVLENGMSLSRRRVPLGVVGVIYEARPNVTIDIAALCLKTGNASILRGGKETFFSNMELVKVIQSALEKAELPAASVQYIEKPDRELVSQLLKLDDYVDMIIPRGGAGLHKMCKENSTIPVIIGGFGISHIFVDESADLEKSVDVVENSKVQRPSACNSLDTLLVHEAVAEEFLDKLKTRLADKVTLVADSSAKALLADFTDVRDAGEDDFDTEWLSYTLGVKVVADVAEAIDHMRVHNASHSDAIMTNSLESSERFINSVGSAAVYVNASTRFTDGAQFGLGAEVAVSTQKLHARGPMGLEELTSYKWVGKANYLVRG
- the proB gene encoding glutamate 5-kinase, translating into MLKHHLLFVLSIKDFMTTNHQSGTTTQRKTVVVKLGTSVLTGGTLALDRAHMVELVRQCAELKKQGHSVVMVSSGAIAAGREHLGYPALPNSMASKQLLAAVGQSQLIQVWESLFAIYGLKIGQMLLTRADLDDRERFLNARDTINALVEHDIIPVVNENDAVATNEIKVGDNDNLSALVGILCGADKLLLLTDQKGLFTADPRKDPNAELIKEVKTIDDTLRKIAGGSGTTLGTGGMATKLQAADIARRAGIEVIIAAGSAENVVFDSLSDNPQGTRFLPLAEALENRKRWILAGPASAGDIVVDDGAVNAVNTKGSSLLAKGVIRVQGEFSRGEVTQVTDSKGKVVARGIASYSSQDLAKIAGKHSKDIGDILGYDYGSEVIHRDDLVVIQE